The genomic segment AAGGATGCTTTCAGACTtcctaaaaaatgaaaaaatgatttCCTTCATTGTCTGTGCCACTCAGTATTTTGTTGCAGCCTGGATGGCTCTGGCTGAGTGCTGCCTATTGGCCAccatggcctatgaccgataTGTGGCCATCGGCAACCTGCTACAATACTCAGCCATTATGGTACCTGGCCTCTGTGGGAAGATGGTTGCTGGGGCCTATGTGAGTGGTTTCCTTAGCAGTTTATCTCAAACAGTCTCTTGCTTTCAACTTTACTACTGTGGGCCAAATATCATTCAACATTTCTTCTGTGGCTTGCCTCAGATTATTTCCTTGTCTTGCTCCAATCCCTTCATCGCCCAAATGACCCTTCTCGTGGTAGCTATTGTTGTTGGATTTGGTTCTTTGTTTGTTATCCTCTTATCCTATGGTTTCATTGCAGAATCCATCCTGAAAATATCCTCAGGCAAAGGTGGTGCCAAGGCCTTCAatacctgtgcctcccacctggCAGCTGTGACACTCTATTATGGCACAACCCTCTCTGTGTACTTATGTCCCAAGTCTAATCAGTTCATGAAGCAGGACAAGGTGCTATCAGTGTTCTATGTcatcatcattcccattttaaaCCCTCTGATATATTGTCTGAGGAACAAGGAGATCAAAGAGTCCCTCAAGAGGCTTATAAAGAGAACAGCGGCCTTATGTTAGTCAGAATAATATTTGGGCAGGTGTCATTACTGTATAAGGTAGATGGAGGTGAAAATGTTTAAGTGACATTTTGCATGTCACAGGAATAACTAGACAACAAGAAGAAGTAACAACTTGGCTTCCTTATTTCTTGAGGCCATCATGCTTAGCTGCCATCAAGAAGTAATCTAACCCAGTGATAttatataaagtttaaaaagcCAGTTTCCATTATTAGAATTCAGCTAGATTAAAGCCTAAAAGTTGATTGTGCTTTGAGAGAAGTGTTGGTAGATACTATATGTACAGAAATGACAAGAGTCCACGACACCAAACAGCATGCTCTTTCCTTCacaaattttcttcatttctattatttattcttaattttttatcatttatatacattaaaaataaaatgatatgaaataataacaataaaagaaaaacaatgttaaataatgcataaaattaaatataggtaaaattaaaaataatttttatttatttagtttattgtgctttcagtgaaagtttacagttcgagttagtttctcatacaaaaatttataataccctagttgctctccctataatgtgacagtataCTCCTCCTTTTCACCCAGGTTTCCTgggtccgttcaaccagctcccgtctgttcctgccctctcatctctcctccagacaggcgctgtccatttagtctcacgtGCATACTTGAGCTAAGCAG from the Loxodonta africana isolate mLoxAfr1 chromosome 7, mLoxAfr1.hap2, whole genome shotgun sequence genome contains:
- the LOC100667436 gene encoding olfactory receptor 5A1-like; protein product: MTSSRSMGWNGNHTSVAMFVLLGLSDEKELQLILFPIFLGIYLVILIWNLGLILLIRRDFRLHTPMYFFLCFLSFIDVCYSSSISPRMLSDFLKNEKMISFIVCATQYFVAAWMALAECCLLATMAYDRYVAIGNLLQYSAIMVPGLCGKMVAGAYVSGFLSSLSQTVSCFQLYYCGPNIIQHFFCGLPQIISLSCSNPFIAQMTLLVVAIVVGFGSLFVILLSYGFIAESILKISSGKGGAKAFNTCASHLAAVTLYYGTTLSVYLCPKSNQFMKQDKVLSVFYVIIIPILNPLIYCLRNKEIKESLKRLIKRTAALC